The Stigmatopora argus isolate UIUO_Sarg chromosome 1, RoL_Sarg_1.0, whole genome shotgun sequence genome segment CACTGTTTGAATTGTAAATTTCCTTTTAAGTGAACATGGCTTTACGTTTACCAAGCACAATAGAGTCAGATTTTAGGGATTCCACACAttcccctttttgtttttcattaactGGAGTTCAAAgattaaataattatttcttAGTGTGGGCCAAACAGACATACTCAGACGAGCGCACACACGAAGGAAATATATGGAGATCCCCCATAGTACTCAAATACCATGGTGAAATACTGCTATCTGCTGGTCATTTCTGAAAAAGGCAAAGCGAATGAGGTCCTTGTAAAAAGTTTTAAGTTGTCGTTTAAGAAAACGTACGTAAACATTCCATAAATGCGCAAATTCACAAGGAGTAACCAAACCaagcttacaaaaaaaaaaaaaaaacaatgactgtCAAAAGTAacaaattatagattatatagAGATTGGCAAGAGATATCTACTTGGAAAGAGATCTAATACCCAactttttagtagtattaaTTTGTCACTAAAGCCATATATACCCCTCTATATTAAGCACCTAAATATGCAGACATTCTGTTTGAGGCTATTTCGTGACCTCCTAAATCTAAACACTCGATATAGTgtgctctttccaaaattcCAATACTTTTGTCATGGTTCCATGGAATACAAAAATACCAAATATGTCAAAATACACGCTTAATCACTGTGCCATGTTAGGAAAAGATCACCATCCAATAATGTTTACACTCTTGTCAGTTTTAATGATTAGGCAATCAagacattaaaaataacaatcaaTTTTTAATCGGTTAGGATATTTTTCAAGACATTGTGGAAAACTAAATCACTGGAATTGCACCACGTGCAATAAATAATTTCACATGCCGACAACAATACAAATAATAGTTTCtcattgtgtgtatgtgtgtgtatatgtataaatatatgtatatatatatatatatatatatatatatatatatatatataatatatatatatgtatgtgtatatatacacgtatatatatatatatatatatattatatatatatatgtatgtgtatatatacacgtatatatatatatatatatatatattaatagttaatagatgaaaaaaatcgcaaagaagtgaattcgcagTGAGTGAAGTCgccataatcgagggaagactgtacataCTTTGTCACCGTGTCAAGGCCTTATTGATTAGTATGACTGGCAATTTTACCGCTCATTCATCTTCTTCAGCGGGATTAGGAAAACAGGCCTGGCACTGCCATGGGGTCTCCCTTCTACACCTGCCAAATGTGTATTTGAAGCAGTCAGCACACCGTATGGTGGAATAATTGTTCTTGCATTGAGCTTTCACCTGACAGGTTGCCCTTTTCCCTAGGTCAAGTGTTACAGATTGTTCATGAAACAATTTTTCCCTCTGCGCCTTCTTTGTCGCTCTCTTTGCACTCACGTGAGCATTGGCAAGCTCTTTTGCTAGCTCCAACAGAAAGATCAACCGTCTCTCTTTCTTCCCATAGCATTTTTGATAAAGAACGTGTGCATTAAAAGCTGCCATGTCGATCATGTTGTAGAAGACGGCGACTGGCCTTCGGCGGGTTCCTTTGCGCACACTGTACTCGTGCACCATTTGTTCCATAACTTCGACAGCACTCTTTGTGGCGTTGCAGAGAATGACATTGTTTGGCTTTCTTTTGACTGTATCCTCAACCTCAATCTGGTTATGGCCGCTGCTCAGAACGTAGAGAGTCTTCTTTCGTTTGACCTCATACAGTCAGAGTAGCACCCATTGTTAaaaatacctttaaaaaaacagaagaaagattttttttttaaaatagttaccgtattttctcacatataaggttttcttactgcaaaacagaaaataaccaacaaatagtaaaggTTAATTtgtcgacatctactggtgaaaaagaatatagcaatgctgtaagtcttgtgcgcatataagccgtacccttgatgcagtcttcattttttttgttacaaatacggctttcATACTATTTCAAACGATGATACACTTAGAGCTGTTGACGAAGTAAAAATGGCAACAAAAAATACTTCAGTGGTGAATTCATTGCAGTAAGCCTTTTTAATAGCTTGAGGGATTTCTCGGCGAGTCTTGTTGAGGGTGCCGATGAATGTGGTATTTCAGCTCAGCAGTTTTTGTGCGAGGGACAGAGAAGTGAGGCAATTGGCCGTCGTTACAGTTCTGCCATTGTCCATGAATGGTTCCATAAGTCTCAAAACTACGTTTTCATGGAAAATCTCCCGACATGGATTAGTAGACTCCTTGCCCAAGTATGGTACGACGTTGCAGATGTATTTTGATCAGAAGTCACAAGCCATCCAAAATTTGATGCCAAATTTGCCAaatttgtttggattggattgtaaAAACTTGCAGCGCGTTTTCGTCAGGAAAAGTTGTGCATCAATTGTAATGTGTTGGGCAGGGTCGAAGAATCTGATGCAGTTGTTGACAAACAATGCCCAAACATCTGATATTGCAGTAAATTTGTCAGTCACCACTCTCTCGCTGCGCGTAAACAGGTCGTCGAGGTGCAGATGCCTCATAATGTCGGTGAAGGTCTCGGGGCATAATGCCAATAATCAGTTGGTTTCCCATATCTGTTGACCAGGAGTCTCGGACTGAGGGAACCCTGATTACCCCCCACAAGATGATAATGGCGACGAATGCCATTAGTTCAGGGAGTTCAAGGAACCAGCCCGCATGTTCCGTATATTGCACATGTTGAGTCATGCAATCTTGAATTAAACGAAGAATGTCAAGATCAATCAAACAAAGGAAGCTTTCTAGGCGACTTTTGATTTTTATCCTGGCTTCCACTATTGGCTCTCCGTCTGCAGTGTAAGGTTCTATTGGTGTGAAGTGGAGACGTGTTCCAACTGATTTTTTATGCCACAGTGTCATCTTTTACCACCTGTCTGTTCAGTCGCCAAtcgctctttctttctttgtggAGTAGGAGTCTCATCTTCTGCAAGGtgaacaaaatgaaatgatttgaGTCATTGGAAAATCAAAGAAGTACATGTCGAATAGTCTTCCCCTGAACCTGATTGTTTTCAGTCTCTTcataaacgacagtatagtccAGAAATACAAATTATATGTTTTAAGAAATCGGCAACCCGGTGGAGCGAATGGTTAGCGTgccggcctcacaactctggggtcctgggttcaagtccaggtttgtccacctgtgtggagtttgcatgttctccctgggcctgcgttagtttcctccgggtattccggtttcctcccacattccaaaaacatgcatggtaagctgattgaagactctaaatttcccctaggtatggctgtgagtgtggaaggttgtccgtctccttgtgctctgtgatcggctggccaccgattcagggtgtcccccgcctctggcccggagacagttgggattggctccagcgccccctgtgaccttaatgaggataaagcagttcaaaaaatgagatgagatgagacttttaAGAAATCTTACCTGAAGATGTAGTAATTGAGTCTGAATTGGGTTGAAAGTCGAGGTCATCTGCATCAGAATCGTAAGGATCAATCTCATCCAAAATGTTTTCCAACGTCTCTTGATAGCCATATGTTCTCTGCATCTTTGTTTCTCAGCAATTCTGGAGTTAGGGGAAGTAGAAGGCCAAGAGCAGTGAGGTATTTATCCACCTCTTTACAAAAGCCAAAAGGTCACCGCCCAAAACATTCTCATAACACCAATCAGGGTCGTCAAAAACCCAAAGAAACAAATCAGCAATTTTGTTCAAGAAAACAATGCAGGTTTCATCGGAATCATCTTCTATTCCCTCGGGTGATTGCAATTTGGTTATCAAAGGAGAGTATACGCTATCAGCATTGTTGTGATCCTGGAATCTCATCTCTAAATGACCCGCTCTAGACCTTGCAGGAacacacacaattttttttgactTGCTAATGCAatcgacaacaacaaaaaaacgacatcatgTGAAGACAATACTACATTACCCAGAGTTCATTTGAAACCTAACTGCCGACCTAAAATATTAAAGTAATGTTTTTAtatgaaagaaaatgtttttatacacctgaaagaaaaaataaacgtgtgaaaaatttgtttttttctaaatctgaaactaagtatttaaaaaaatcagcaggCATCTGACCAAACGGAAGTGGTTTCTACTTCCTTTTCTCCATTCGGTGAGTGCGTGGTCGCCTCGCATATTCTACGACTCTGCCGAAAGTTTGATTTGTGTCGGTACTGTTCAACCCAAAGGAAAAAATCTTGTCCCGTAACATTTACTTATGTGTTCATTTTCAGATTGCAACCATGGGGCGTCGACCAGCCCGCTGGTAAGTCGGCTATTTTGACGTGTCATTCCGCGGCCCGACGCAAGCAAAATGGCTTCCTCACCGCGACATGTGGACCGTGCTAGTTAACTTGTCTTCTAGAAAATGGCAGTCTTGGCTAAAGTTCCCATTTGGTTTTGAACTTTTACTCTGGACCTGCCCTTGTGTTTTAAGACGTCGGGTACATTTCTCGGCGTTAAGTAGCTCGAGAAGAACTTGGCttgcgttagcattagcatgccGCAACAATTTTATTGGACGCAATTGTAGCACGAATTTGATTCACGTATTATCGCACCCTTTTTATCAAAAGCTTTCAAAATGATTTACCTAACTGAATTTTACAGCCATGTAAGCCATTTTGCGGCCTGCttatgaaaattattttaatatgtaCGCAGTGCTGAATGTACACATTGCAAATTTAGAATAAGTGCTTGGTTGCTTTTCCTACCAAATAATGACTTGGCATCTCATACTTGCTGCCCATTTCTTGCTCACAGCTACAGGTACTGCAAGAACAAACCCTACCCCAAGTCACGTTTCTGTCGGGGTGTGCCTGGTAAGCAACTTACTTTCCTCCATTTGAGTGTAAAAATCATCCTTATACGGCATTGGCCTCtaatacagtagtaccttgagATAATGCGTTCCAGggccgagctcgtatgtcgatttactcttgTATCAAATCAACgtctcccatagaaatgaactaaatacaaatttgctcccaccctctgaaaagaacAAGATATTACagtgggaaaacatttttattggttgtagttcaccatctactaatagagtaacaaataactagtgattatgatgtttaatactaaaaggAGACATTATCCAATACAATGCGGAGTACGTAGAtccaattttgtttaaattttttacttcgggcttggctctttttgcctcgcttccACCTTCCAAGGAACCTATGTAGGATTGTTTGCCTTtctctccccttcaaaatattcgggAAATGACGCGCAcatttcctcacaataggataatgcgcaaccacttgccaacttgttcGGGTGCTCTTATTTGCGACCCAGCTCCGTCACGCGTACAGCACAtgtttttttgattattttgtgcttaatatcgattgtcgtATGCCttcacactacccttcattgcacctgctggcttttgacccattgtttttccccttaattctaCAATGACAAATGCAGAAAAACagtgctccgcccagtgcttgtagatatctttgcACGGGAGACGTGGCgttgaaatcataagcagcctctcgcgtctcggccacctggctgtctcgtatgctcgtatttcaaaatgtgtctcgtatctcaaggcaaacattGGCTCGGTattttgctcgtatctcaaattgttcgtatgttggggcacttgtatgtcaaggtattactgtatagtgCTTTGATAGACCACACTGCAGTTTATTAAGCCGACTAGTCTTGCTGCAGTGCAAATCTGGTGTGCAAAGGCTGCAGACATAAATTCTTTGGTTGTGTATGTCCTCAGCTGGGAGGTGCTGAGTTCTTTAAGGGATCACTGAGACATGTTCATATATTGAAATGTACTGTATAACATTCCATAGTTGGATTTTTGTATTCgatggcttttttgtttttgtttaagaccCCAAGATTAGGATCTTCGACCTGGGCAGGAAGAAGGCCAAGGTAGATGAGTTTCCCCTGTGTGGGCACATGGTCTCTGATGAATATGAGCAGCTGTCCTCTGAAGgtgagaaatgttttttttttaagtttacgCTCCCAGAAGTGATAGGAAACGGGGAACTGAACTCAAATGTGTTAAAAACATTGACTGTCCAATGTCTAAAGTGAGCTTTTTTTCTCGCTACCTCTGAACACTCCTTATTCGTGTACTGATGGTGTTTCATAAGCGTTTGGTGGCTATCGGGAAATTTCAGTCTTGCTTTGTCTTTTGCAGCTTTGGAGGCTGCCCGTATCTGTGCTAACAAGTACATGGTGAAGACCTGCGGTAAAGATGGTTTCCACATTCGCATGCGTCTGCATCCTTTCCACGTCATCCGCATCAACAAAATGTTGTCCTGTGCCGGAGCTGACAGGTGagtgattttttgttgttgtagtattCTTCGGTTTTAATCCCTCGAGTCAAAATGgtcctttttctcctttttaggCTCCAAACAGGAATGCGTGGTGCTTTTGGTAAGCCACAGGGCACTGTGGCCCGCGTGAACATTGGCCAGGTTATCATGTCTGTGCGTACCAAGGCCCAGAACAAGGAGCATGTGGTTGAAGCCTTGCGCAGAGCCAAGTTCAAGTTTCCTGGCCGCCAGAAGGTACACAAGTGGCACTCATGCATTTTCCATGAAACGTGGCAGTTTATTAAGCCGACTAGTCTCGCTGTTGTGCGTTTCTGGTGTGCAAAGGCTGCAAACAGCAAACTCTTTGGCTGTGTATGCCCTCAGCTGTGAAGTGCGGAGAGCTTTAAGGGGCCACTGAGACATGTTAATTAGTAAGTCGGTCTGATTTTTGGTTCATTGTCATGTTTATCTTTCCTCGTCAGATCCATATTTCCAAGAAGTATGGCTTCACCAAGTTCAATGCCACCGAATTTGATGAGATGATGGCTCAGAAACGTGTCATTCCTGATGGCTGCGGTGTCAAGTACATCCCCAATAAAGGTCCTCTGTCCCGCTGGAAGGCCATCCATGCCGTTTAGAGCACCTGTAGCTTCTCATTGACTACAACTAATAAAAGTGGCTTTCATTATATCCTTGTCTAGTTCATTCACTTACGGAGTCACAAATGCAGGTTTTGGGTCTTATTCCCTGCTCTTTACGGCGATAGACTGCCTCGAATTTATCTGGAATTAAATGAGAACATACTCTTAGCATGTTTAATGATGTAGATGTCATGATATTAAAATGTGATCTGTCATAGGTAATATATTTCAAATTATTCAGAGCTAGCAAATACTAAGAATCGTCCGTAGTTTACAGCAAATTTTGAAATCT includes the following:
- the rpl10 gene encoding large ribosomal subunit protein uL16: MGRRPARCYRYCKNKPYPKSRFCRGVPDPKIRIFDLGRKKAKVDEFPLCGHMVSDEYEQLSSEALEAARICANKYMVKTCGKDGFHIRMRLHPFHVIRINKMLSCAGADRLQTGMRGAFGKPQGTVARVNIGQVIMSVRTKAQNKEHVVEALRRAKFKFPGRQKIHISKKYGFTKFNATEFDEMMAQKRVIPDGCGVKYIPNKGPLSRWKAIHAV